A region from the Equus asinus isolate D_3611 breed Donkey chromosome 3, EquAss-T2T_v2, whole genome shotgun sequence genome encodes:
- the LOC106837757 gene encoding tripartite motif-containing protein 75-like — MAFAVSLAKLQAEASCPICLDYLRDPVTIHSAHHEEQEERAGRDALCEKHNQVLALFCEEELELLCPQCRVSSDHRDHLVTPIEQAAASHRRRLKSYSEPLREQGEDAEKSAVAVEAALAGLQAEANCPICLDYLRDPVTIECGHNFCRSCIQQSWEDRWDMFLCPVCRHPCQQRHFRSNAQLGRMIDVAKLLHITRSKKKRQEERRLCEKHNQLLTLFCEEDLEVLCALCTQPPDHQGHQVRPLEEAASHHRQRLSSYIEPLKKQVADVQKLISIQSKKPLELREKVQNQRWKLASEFEHLNRSIAREQEAVLARLAEEERDIHRKLSANITACSDHISTLRGLLKEVAERCAMSEVRLLTDIRSILHRCERLDPPAPYSIQLRKEGCSLPPQYSALRKIIQKFKEEVTLDPETAHPNLLVSEDKKAVTFVRKKQRVPRNPKRFTVDPVALGSEGFDCGRHYWEVQVDDKPAWAVGVCTDSLSRKGKRPPSGHSRCWTIQLQNGDYVAQGAVPVPLVLKEKPSGVGIYLDCELGNISFYSLNDRSHIHSFTDTFSEVLKPYFCIGRDSKPLMVCAVRDYEG, encoded by the exons ATGGCCTTTGCAGTCTCCCTGGCCAAGCTCCAGGCAGAAGCCAGCTGTCCTATCTGCCTCGATTACCTGAGAGACCCAGTGACCATTCACT CTGCCCACCAcgaggagcaggaggaaagggCAGGAAGAGACGCCCTGTGCGAGAAGCACAATCAGGTTCTGGCCCTGTTCTGcgaggaggagctggagctgtTGTGTCCCCAGTGCAGGGTCTCCTCTGATCACCGGGATCACCTGGTGACACCCATTGAGCAAGCTGCCGCTAGTCACAGGAGGAGGCTCAAAAGCTACAGTGAGCCCCTGAGGGAGCAGGGTGAGGATGCTGAGAAGAG CGCAGTGGCGGTCGAAGCAGCCCTGGCAGGACTCCAGGCAGAAGCCAACTGTCCCATCTGTCTGGATTATCTGAGAGACCCAGTCACCATCGAATGTGGCCACAACTTCTGTCGATCTTGCATCCAACAGTCCTGGGAAGACCGCTGGGACATGTTCCTTTGCCCCGTCTGCCGTCACCCGTGCCAACAGAGGCACTTCAGGAGCAACGCCCAGCTGGGAAGGATGATCGACGTCGCCAAGCTCCTCCACATCACCAGGAGCAAgaagaagaggcaggaagagaggcGCTTGTGCGAGAAGCACAACCAGCTCCTGACCCTCTTCTGTGAGGAGGACCTGGAGGTGTTGTGTGCCCTGTGCACTCAGCCCCCTGACCACCAGGGCCACCAGGTGAGGCCCCTGGAGGAGGCCGCCTCTCATCACAGGCAGAGACTCAGCAGTTACATCGAGCCCCTGAAGAAGCAGGTGGCAGATGTTCAGAAATTAATAAGCATTCAAAGCAAAAAGCCCTTGGAACTGAGAGAGAAGGTGCAAAATCAGAGATGGAAATTAGCCTCTGAGTTTGAGCACCTGAACCGCTCTATAGCACGTGAGCAAGAGGCGGTTCTGGCAAGGCTGGCTGAGGAAGAGAGGGACATTCACCGGAAACTCAGTGCAAACATTACCGCATGTTCAGACCACATTTCCACCCTCAGAGGCCTACTGAAGGAGGTGGCAGAGAGGTGCGCGATGTCCGAGGTGAGACTGCTGACCGACATCAGGAGCATCCTCCACAGGTGCGAGCGCCTGGACCCCCCAGCTCCCTACTCGATCCAGTTAAGGAAAGAGGGGTGCAGCCTCCCTCCGCAGTATTCGGCTCTGCGGAAAATTATTCAGAAATTTAAAGAAGAAGTTACTCTGGATCCTGAAACAGCACATCCTAATCTGCTTGTCTCTGAGGACAAAAAGGCTGTGACATTTGTGAGGAAAAAGCAAAGAGTTCCTcgcaatccaaagagatttacaGTGGATCCAGTCGCCCTGGGTTCGGAAGGGTTCGACTGTGGCCGACATTACTGGGAGGTCCAGGTGGATGACAAGCCTGCGTGGGCCGTGGGGGTTTGTACAGATTCCCTTTCCAGAAAGGGAAAGCGGCCCCCTTCAGGACACAGCAGATGCTGGACAATTCAGCTGCAGAATGGTGACTATGTGGCACAAGGCGCTGTTCCTGTCCCTCTTGTGCTGAAGGAAAAGCCCAGTGGGGTTGGCATTTATCTGGACTGTGAGTTGGGTAACATTTCATTTTACAGTTTGAATGACAGGTCTCACATCCATTCTTTCACGGATACATTTTCTGAAGTGCTAAAGCCTTACTTCTGTATCGGACGTGACTCTAAACCTCTGATGGTCTGTGCAGTGAGAGATTATGAAGGATGA